The Coffea arabica cultivar ET-39 chromosome 10e, Coffea Arabica ET-39 HiFi, whole genome shotgun sequence region CTTTTATGTCAAAATAATTTGGGTATTAATTGCCAAAAAAAGAACCTTTCTGATTTTGAATTCCAATTGACATGACCGCAGTACAAAATCATAAACTATTATGGCAATAAAATTGTGACTGTGGTAATATCATCAGTCAGTTTTGTTTCAACAACCGTTTGATAGCTAGCGCCTTGAAGACAAAAATTCGATCGAATACTTTTCAATTTGGAAATGACAATTGGCTGATggttaggattttttttttttttttggagacaTTTAGGGAAAATctgcaaaaaaaataaaggaaaactgaatggaaaacaaaagcgTACTGTTTTTCGTCTCAAAATGCATTAGTGCAAAACCAGGAATGGTCGACTAAATTTCATACCTGCTACCTTGGCAATCCTGGTAATATGCTGCTAGCATGTCAATTTCCCTAGAGATATTAAGTAAAGTATCAAATTCAAATTACTTTTTGCGAATGCGATAATGATTGATCCTATTAATTAGTCTTCTCTAGTATGTTTTTCATTCTGTTatttcttttctaatttttcaacatttttcttttttatacaTTCAAGTTTGGGCGGTTTGACAATCAAGAAGTCATTTTCACAGCATTTTCAGTTCTTGAACTGTCGATAAACATAACGCAGGTGTACCACTTATAAGTGCTCTCCTGTTAATTTTTACTTTTTGGGAGAAAAGAGCCTTCTTCTTCAAAGAAAGCACGAAAATATTCCTCAATATTTTGGTGGCTGTACGCGACTACGCTCTCATTGACCCGAGAAGATAGAATGCACATGAATTGGATTCGTTTATTTCCTGCTTCATTCGTTAGAATAATTTGTCTATCTTGGATTCGAAACTGCCCCTTCATTAATAGCCAATAATACTCTTCTTCTTTAAAACTGGCTAAATTCTTAATAGCCAAGCTGTCAAAGAGACCCAACATTTTTCTTACTCAAAAATTAGAAGAACGAACTTTTCCTCAGAAATCACTCTGTGTAAGATCAACATCATGGATGGTTGTATTTGAGTTACGATCTTATTGGCGGATCACCTTTGTCTATATACTAACTTCAAGGATAAATATTCTATACATATATAGTTTATACACACTATCAAAACTTGATATATAAAAATCAATCTTAATAcggataaaaaattaaaaattgatggcaatatatatgtgtgtgtgtgtgtgtttgcgCTTTACTAATATCGAATGCTTATGTATAGGCTCCTCCTCGTCTGGCTGTAGATGCCGCCGTACCTTTAAACAAAGGAAAGATATACATTTCCAAGACGAGCCCGTCAAGCGTTAGCAAGGCATACCTATCGCAGTTTCGGGAGGACTTGTCACTCTTTCTCAAGTCACGATCGGAAGAGATGGTCCCTGGTGGCCGCATGGTCCTATCGTTCTTGGGCAGGACCCCTGCAGATCCAGCCACGGAACATGGTGGCTACCAATGGGAGTTATTAGCCAAAGCCCTAACCAGCATGGTTTCCGAGGTGACATGCAAAAACTTTCCATTATAGTGTATTTGtttttttcttcactttcttggtaacaAAATTTTAACAACCATGCTATTGTCCTCACTAGGATAGTAGTATTGTACTTCTTCTAATTAAGTTCTAACAAAGCAAATGGCATTTTGAGAGCTTAATATTACTTCAACTTTGGGAATTTTGGTATCAGcaacgtctttttttttttgtttaactgTTTGATGCTGTTACCGTTAAATGCTAGTCCTAATCAGTAGTattaacttttcttttctttttttttgggggggcgGGGGGGTTAAGGAAGTAGTATTAACTTTAACTATAAATTGCAGGGACGTGTTCTAGAGGAGAAAATTGATTCCTTTAATGCCCCTTACTATGCTCCATCTTTGGAGGAAGTAAGAAATGAGGTAGAAGAAGAAGGTTCTTTCGTGATTAACAGTCTGAAAGCCTTCGAAGTTGAGTGGGATGCAGGATTTCAAACCGATTCTGCTTGTGAAATCCAGGAGAACAAAGGCAAGATATCATCTAGGGGCGGCCGAGTAGCGAAAACCATTAGGGCCGTGGTTGAATCTATGTTGGAATCTCAGTTTGGAAGGGAaattattgatgatttattcGTGAAATATGCAGAATTGGTAGATGACTACTTCTCAAGGACCACGCCAATCTACATCAATTTGGTCCTGTCCGTCACGAGAAAGGGTCCCTAGCTAGAAGGAAGAACATATGATGATTACGGCGATTATGATCTATGGAACAATGAAATTGTCTGAATACTCCTTGAACTAGCTAGACAATACCATCACTTCTTTCGCAGAGGGTATATATGGATTTAATTTGCTTATATATGCTTCAATATTCAACATTGCAGCTGGAACTATTTTGATTTCCGTGTTCCATTTCAGTGTAATGTTTGCGGTGTAGACAAGGAAATTGCTGTTGTAGTTTCAAAATGAATGGTGCGTACATGCAAATTTACAATCCTTTGTGAACAGTGATTTCATGAAATCTTTGGGTGAAAATAGAAATAGGGTAATTGATGGTTGGAATTGTAAAGGCTACACgatatcttttctttttatgtaATTGGGAAATCAATGCCCGATTGATTAATCGACAAGATTTTCACGCTCCGATCATTTCATGTAAGCTAATTATCCATATCTACATTTTCACCTTAAtttctattaattttttattttgtattaattttttttacttgggtttttctctttttttttttttggttaattgtGTTGTGCtatttgatgatgatgatttaaTAAATATCAGATTTTCTATCTAAATtggatatatatttttttaaattcctgATGATGATTATACTGCCAATCTGTGGTGTTATTCATTTAGATACATCAAATTTTAATAGATGAattcaaaagaataaaattcaCTTAGAAAAACCACTAAGGTGCAAAGAAGTTATCAATAGTTTAGATCTCAATATCTGGCAGATAAAATTGACAACATGAAATAGTAAATTCATTCCAAGTTAATTGCATAACATAGTTTAGTTATATCTAAAAAGTTCTGACGaacatatgaaaaaaaaaaaaaaatcatgtcaTCTTCATATCTAACTGATATAACTTAAGCAATTGCAaaattattcaactattaaaaagATGTAAGGAATTAGGTGGTAATCAGTAGGGTGGGTAAGGTGGGAGATTGTATCCAATTTGAATGCAACTATCAGCTCACAaacgataaaataaaatatttagatTGATTAACATTCATGGATTAAGGTGTATACCTCAAATGGTTAGTAATTTATTGGTTTGTATTAGACTTCAAGATCTCATTAAGTTTGTATTTAATTGAGTcatttttatttactattttcaaatgaaatataGGTGAAAATTAAACACGTACTCATTTTTCAATAATTCATGATCAAGTTAGTAGAGTCAAGTGATGTTTACAATTTGAAGTGATTTTCATCATATCGTTTTCTACAGTAAGGTTTCTGTGAGTTATGGCTAGAGAAACGTGCCAAAAAAATCTCAATCGTAGTAGAGCTGGTAATTGATGTTCTATTATCATTTATGGCTTGCATACTTTTGGCAATTAGAAAGCCAACCTTATATGCTACATGAATTGCAAAAACCTATGTATggtttcaatcaattttgtttTGACAAGATCTTTTCGTGCACGTGTGTATGATTGTTCATGAAACTGGCTAGCTAATTCCAATATTTAACTAGAGTGACCCGCCTAAATCTCATCTCGTTAGTCAATAAATGTAATTAAAATTACTAACATATACTACtaaccctctttttttttttttttgaaagattaTTTTGCTACTCGTCAATTCTTTTGATTATTTAATTCTACTTTTTTTAATGCtttgtgatatatatatatatatttagattATTGTTTCGCCAAGTATAGTACCCTTTATTTGGCCGAATGGAGCATGTGTCGCAACGCAATTGTGATTCAAGTAAATATGATTATACTATGAGAGATAAAGTAAATACATTTCTTTAAAAGTGTGATTATCGATTTATAAAGAATTACTTGATTTGTTTAATTAAGAAATTAAGCACATATTGTTAGTCAAGAATTCACCTATCTAGTAGTTTTTAAGTTTCTTAAGTCCATTGTTATGAAATTGAGAAGCTGTCTTTCTTGTTTTGGTTCAATGGGAGTTTATAGGAGGAAAGGGGAAAATTGAGGGCAATCAAGTTATCATCACTTCAAGTTATTATAtggtttttaaatttcttgaaaCCAATGTCATGAATTTATTGCAGGATCAAGTCATCAGGCTTACGTCGGCAATCGTTCATCATCACTTCAATCGAGTTGAGGGCAAGCGTTCGTCACGTCACTTCAACAGGTGCACGGCTGTGCGTAATAGTTTGCACTCCAAAGAATGCGATCCACAACCCATTCATCTATTCCAACAACAAACTCCAAAATGCCCAAAACCATTGGGCTCAAAGCCCAAATCAAGCTGATTCTAAAAATTAGTCAGCCCATAAACCTGATCTATATCAGTCTAAATTTTCCCGCTTTTCCAAGTCCCTTGCCCGTACATCAATCACTCAGCTTTTGTGTGTTGAAAAAAGTTGGATGTCATCAAATGAGCCAATCCCATTAATAAGCTTTGTAACCTTTATAATATTAGTATTTATGTGTTAGttaagtgacaaaaaaaaaaaaaaaagagtatgttttattagttaagtgactattttttatataacaaaaaaaaaggaggaattCAGTGAACAAAACATGTGATTTTTATATGCCGTGATTTGCTCCCAAAGCATTGCTTTCAGATGG contains the following coding sequences:
- the LOC113710871 gene encoding probable jasmonic acid carboxyl methyltransferase 2; its protein translation is MDTLQILRMNGGEGETSYAKNSVVQRKIMSYESPSIEEAVTDILCKNFSETMGMTDLGCSSGPNTLTLVSEVIDMVNSKSQKMGFSLPEIRVSLNDLPGNDFNDIFVSLPTFYQKQEEEKGKGFRNNCFISCVAGSFYGRLFPKKSLHLVHSSSSLHWLSRAPPRLAVDAAVPLNKGKIYISKTSPSSVSKAYLSQFREDLSLFLKSRSEEMVPGGRMVLSFLGRTPADPATEHGGYQWELLAKALTSMVSEGRVLEEKIDSFNAPYYAPSLEEVRNEVEEEGSFVINSLKAFEVEWDAGFQTDSACEIQENKGKISSRGGRVAKTIRAVVESMLESQFGREIIDDLFVKYAELVDDYFSRTTPIYINLVLSVTRKGP